GGCGCAGGCCGAAGCGGACGATCCGATCGCCTGCGGCGAGCGTCTGCTCGAGCTGTGTCAGCACGTGGCCGAGATCGAAGCGAAGCTGCACGACGCGGTGCGCTCGCGGCGCGCCGTGCCGATGCCGCAAAGTCTCGCAGCGCTGCCCGGCTGGGCGCTGATGGCCGAAGAACGGGGCTGGATCGACAACCGCGAACGCGAGTTGCTCGAGCGCTTTGCCCGCGACGGCGCGGTGCTCGTCCGAGTCGATGACTTTCCGGCCGATTTCGACCATTCGGCAGCCTCGCAGGTTCGACCGGACGACGCCGCACCGCAGGCGGCGCGCAGCGACGGCGAAGGATCGGCGGGGGTCTCGACATCCGCCGATCTTTCGATCAACGTTGATCGACATTGAGCGATTCGGTCGACATCGACATCGTTGCATCGTCGATATGACGCATTGATTGCTACGGCGAAGACAACTCAGGGAGAAGACGACATGGATCAACCCATCACCCCACAGGGGGCGCCCGATGCCTTAGGCCCCGTAAGCCCCGCCGGGGACGAACGCCCGGCGCCGCTCGACGCGCCCAATACCGACGGCATTTGGTACGCCTCGTATCCGAACGGCGTACCTCGCGAAATCGACGTCGCGCAGTATCAATCGGTCGTCCATTTCTTCGACGACTGCACGTCGCGCTTCCGCGGCCGGACGGCCTTCGTCAGCGTCGGCTCGGACATGTCGTACGACACGCTCGCGCGCAAAGCGAAGGCGTTCGCGGCCTATCTGCAAAGCGTCGGTATCAAACGCGGCGATCGCGTCGCGATCATGCTACCCAATACGTTTCAATATCCGGTTTCGTTGTTCGGCGTCCTCAAAGCCGGCGCCGTCGTCGTCAACGTCAACCCGCTCTACACGCCGCGCGAACTCGCGCATCAATTGAAAGACAGCGGCGCGACGGCAATCGTCGTATTCGAGAACTTCGCCAAGACGCTCGAAGAGGCGCTACCGGGCACCGCGGTGGAGCACATCGTCGTCACGGCGCTCGGCGACCTGCTCACCGATGGACTCAATGCCAAGGGGCGTCTACTCAACTTCGTCGTCAAGCGCGTACAAAAGATGGTGCCGTCCTATCGGCTGCCCAACGCGGTACGGATGCGCCGGGCCCTTGCGTTGGGTGCGAAGTCGCCCCTCGCACCGACGATCCTCTCGCACGACGAGATCGCCTTTCTGCAGTACACGGGCGGCACGACCGGCGTCGCCAAGGGCGCGATGCTCACGCATCGGAACATCATCGCCAATCTGCTGCAGGCGAAGGCATGGGCCGAGAGCCAATTGGGCGGAGACGTCGAGACAGTGCTCACCCCGTTGCCGCTTTACCACATCCTCTCGCTCACCGTGAGCGCGCTGATTTTCCTCGGCCTGGGCGGGCGCAACATTTTGATCGCCAATCCGCGCGACACGAAGCGCGTCATGCACGTTCTGCGCCATCAAACGTTCACGAGCATTCTTGCGATCAATACGCTCTACAAGGCATTTCTCGGCAATGAGGAATTCTGCAAGCGCGATTTCTCGAACCTGAAGCTCGCGATGGCGGGCGGGATGGCAACCCAGCGCACCGTCGCCGAGCGCTTCAAGGCCGTCACGGGTAAGCCGATCGTCGAAGGATACGGACTCACCGAATGCTCGCCGATCGTCACGTTGACGCCCATCGACTTGCAGCATCTGCGCGAATTCGACGGTTCGGTCGGACTGCCCGCGCCGTCGACGATCGTGCGCTTTCGCAAGGACGACGGCAGTTGGGCCAACGTCGGCGAAGCGGGCGAATTGTGCGTCAAGGGCCCGCAGGTCATGAAGGGCTACTGGATGCGGCCCGACGAGACAGCCACGGTACTCGACGAGCAAGGCTGGCTCGCGACGGGCGATATCGGCATCATGAATTCGGCCGGGTTCGTCAAGCTCATCGATCGGAAGAAGGACATGATTCTCGTGTCGGGCTTCAACGTCTATCCGAGCGAAATCGAGGACGTCATCGCGATGCATCCGAGCGTGCGCGAGGTGGCGGCTATCGGCGTCCCCGACGACGAGCAGGGCGAGCGCGTGAAGGTGTTCATCGTGCCGCGCGAGCCAGGGCTCACGCGCGACGAAATCCTTCAGCATTGCCGTCAGCATCTAACGGGCTACAAGGTGCCGAAGCTGATCGAGTTTCGCGATGAACTGCCGCAAACGAACGTGGGCAAAATCTTGCGCCGGGCGCTGCGCGACGAAGAACTCGCGAAGCTCGGTGCACTGCGCAATGCTGCCGGCACCGCGGCAGCGGCAATGGCAGCAGCCGGCCGCGACGGTAACCGCCCTGCCGCTCACTAGCCCGCATGCCGGTGCGTGCCAGCGCCCCGAGAGACGTTTGCTTCGCGCGCCGGCAAGGCGGCATCGATCGCGAATGCGATCGCCCGTCCCCTCATGAGACGTCCATCAGTGCGCGAGCCGATCGTCATCGAACGAAAGGCGCGGCCATCTGCCATCGAACAGTTTCGGAGAACGAAACAATCCGACGGACGCAGCGCACCCTTTATCGCTCCTGGCCAACCACGCAATTGCTCGTGCCACACGGTGCCGACGTCGTTGCCGACTTCGACGCCCACCTCGATGCGACGCGCACCCACCTCGCCTAGAACGGCCGCCACCTCGCGGCCGTAATCGATGCGGCGACCACGGCCGTAATCACTCCCGTGAAACAGCGTCGAATCGACGAGCAAGAGGGCCGGCGAATCGATTAGGACACCGTAACAATCGAACCACGGCATCGCGCACCCCATCGCGGCAACCCCTAGGCTCACGGTCATGAACGTGCGTCGGTCCATCGTCGATCTCCGTGCCGGACGGCATGTCCTCGAATAGTGTCCTAGCGTCCTCAAATATCGCCGCGCCTGCCGCGCCAGACACGCGGCCAAACACCCGATTTGCCCGGTGCGAGAATGCCGTCGGGATCGAGCGCGTCTTTGATCGTCTCGGACATCCGCAGTAGCACACCGTCGTTGAAGTCGTATTGCGAAGCAGCGAAATCCATCGTCGCCAGATGCGTGCGGTACACACCGTAACCCTCCGAACGCGCATCGCTCATCAAGACGCGCTGCAAATCGGCCGCCGCATCCGTTTGCTTGGGGTCGGTGCGATCGAAGATCGTGGCGACGATGTGATGCAGATGTCGCTCGCCGGCCGTGAAGCCGCCGTAATAATCGAAGCCGTATTCGGCAAGACGCGCCTTCGCGACCGAGTATTGGCGCATTGCATCGCCCCCTTTGAACGGACAGATAGGGGAGAAATCGACGTGTGCCCCAGTCCCGCCGCGCCAGTCGAGCATGCGAAACGCGCTCATTGCGGGAATGCCGGCCATATTGCCTTCGCCGCCCCCCGCCGGCTCGGTATGGGGCCCATAGCGATTCGCTTCGATTCTCGCGCCGGGCAACCGGGCAAACGCGCGCCGGGCAATGGCAAAGCGCGCCTCGACGAGATTGGGTTCGCCATAAATGGCGAAGTGCACGTTCCAGCGCCCGATATCGAGCCGCGCGACGATCTCGTCGACGACGGAGTCGGGCAGCGGCCCCGCGCCGTCGTACCAATCGCTGCGTGCCGATACGCCGGCCGCATGGCGTATCGCGCCTTCGATAACGGCGTGATTACGAATTGTTTCATCGAGCTTGAGCGGCCTGAGCGTTTCGACGGCCGCGTCCAAATCCCCTTCGCGCGGCAGCTTTACGTGCGCAATCAGATAGGCGTCAGGCCGCGGCATCAGCCATAGGCCCATCTTCGTCACGATGCCGAAATTCGATTGCATGAACATCGTGTCGTAGGACGGCCCGAACCCGGCCTTATAGAGCTGCCAGGCGCGCCCGATCTCGATCGCACCCATGCCCGTGCGCACGAGCTCTCCGCTCGCGAGCATGACCTCCATACCGCACTGGTGCGCCGCGTGATCGCCGTAGGCCGTGTAGCCGAACCCGCGCTCGAGCGTGTTGCCGATCACACTGCCCCACCCCGCCGCGGCCGGGTCGATCCATAGATGCGAGTCGCGGCCGCGCAAGTACGAATAAAGGTCGAAATAGGTCACGCCTGGTTCCACGAGTGCGTACGCCAAGGTCTCGTCGACTTCCAAGATCCGATTCATGCGCCGCAAATCGAGCACGACCGAGCCCGTCAAGCGCGGTGCCCCGCCACCGTAGGCGAAGTTCCGGCCCGTCGAAACGGGCCACAGCGGCAGCCGGTAGGCGCGCGCGATCGCCAGCACTTCGCGGATTTCGTCGGCAGATCCGGGCAGTACGACCGCGGAAGCGGCAAAAGCGCGCGCCATCGGCTGAGGCGTGAAAGGATCGGCGTAATCGCTCAAGCGATCAGCCGACGTCTGCACGTTCGGTGCTCCGACGATCGAAGTCAGTTCACGCAACGCCTGCGAAAAGCGGGCATCGGACAAGTTCGGGGGGCGCACGTTCGTCATTCGGTTGCCGTCCGCATGAGGTGAGACCGGCTTCACGGCGCGCGATTGACGCGATGCCGTTCGATTTTTCCTCATTCATGATAGACAGCGCGGCGGGCATCAGGGAAACGTGCCCACCGCATACAACTTTTACGCCGCGAAGCGGACATTCCGGCGCCGGTGGGATATATCGCGCGCCGAGACAATGCAGAACATCGTCGAAAAACGACTTCGCGACGTTTGCGGGCAGTCGATCTCAGCCAAATCGTTACGCGCTTCGCGCACCCGGGGTAAAATCCCGCCAAATCGTGCGCGTAACGAAGTCGCGCAGCCGCCAACCAACCGTGGAGCAGCCCACGCTGCTGTCCTAGCAATGCCGAATCCGTCCGAATCGCATCCGCAGAACGACTTCATGAACGCCGCTCGCAAAGAGCGCAAGCGTGTCGAGATCTATCTCGTTAACGGCATCCGCCTGACGGGCTGCATCGAATCGTTCGATCAATATCTCGTTATGCTGCGCACGCCTGTCGGGCTGCAAGGGATTTACAAGCGCGCCATCTCGACGATCCAGCTCGACACAGGCACGCGCCCTGGCCCGCGCGGCCCGCGCACGGGCGGATATGGCGAGCGGCATGGTTCGCGCGAAGGGTCGGGCCCGCGCGAATCGCGCGAGGGACGTGAGCCGCGCGAACCGCGTGAGCCGCGTGAGAATTACGGCGCGTCTTCGGCGCCCGAGCATCGTTCCTCGTCGGACGGCCCGGTTGTCGTGACGCGCCGGCGCCGCCCGTTCAGCACGCTGCAGAACAGCTCGCCTACCGATACGAGCGGGCCGGAGCATAACGACGACGAGTAAACGCGCGAGCGCCGTTGCTCGCCACACCGGCCGCAACGACGCAATCACGCCTTCTTGGATGCTTGGTCGCACGCGATTCTTGCAGATGCGCAAAGGCACTCGATCGCGAGGCATCGTCGGCGCGGTGCGCGCTTCGGATGCCCCGGCGGCATCAATGTTTGCGACGACGCTGATGCGTATGCGCGTGCGAACCCGGCAAGCCCTGGTCCGTCTCACGCTGCAACAGATGAATCTGTTGCTGCACCGAGTTCAACTGCTCCTGAGCGGCGAGCTTTTGTGTCTGCAACGCCGCGGCTTCCTCGCGCGCCTGCTTCTGGCGGCTTACCGCCAGCGCCTGCTGCTTATGCGCGACGTCTAAATCCGCTTGCAGGCGATCGGCGCGCGCTTGCGCCTTGGCGATCAGCTCGTCCGTATAGACCTTCTGGGCCGCGAGGATCGTACGGTTGATCTCGACGTCCGCCAACTGCGCGCTCCGACGCACGAAATCGCCGTAGACGGCTTCCGCGTAGTCTTCGTTCGTCGTCTTGATCACGCGCCAGAAATTCTTCTGCTGAAAGAGCACGACGTAGTACGTCATGTCCTTCCCATGCAGCAGCAAGCTCGCGCCGTAGGTGCCGTTGTATGCGGTGCGCAACTCCGAGAGTTCGGTGCCGTGCATCAGCCGTTGTAATTCGGCAACATCGCCTTGGCCATCCGTCGCTTCGTCTGCTGCCGGCGCCTGGTCCGGTGCCGTAACCGGCGTCGACAGTTGCGTCGAGGCGGGCGGCACGGCGGCTACGACAGGGGCGGCAGGCGCCGAAGCAACCGTAACCGCCGGTGCAACGTTTGCGGCGCCGTCCGCAGCGGACTGCGCCGTGGCACAACCATTGATACCCAATCCCCCGATTGCGATAAGCGCTGCAAGCGCGGTCCCCCGCATACGCGAATAGTGGCTCATTGTCGTTTCCTGCGATATTAGTTCTACTTTTGAGACAGCTTGACTCAAGCGCGCCATTATCCCTCACTTTCTCGCGTTTCGGGCTCCTCATCGAATATCTGGTACTTCGGTTTTTCGCACAAGATCTCGCGGCGGATTCCGAGATCGTGTGCCGTGTCCCGCCTTGGTCAGGCGTCCGAGGCGAGTGCCCTCGTCACCCACCTGGCCGATTAGAGGTACCACTATTAAGTGAGTGGCGCGTTTCGCGCGTATCCTGCGCCGATCAATAGAAGACGCGACCGACCCGTTTCGCCACCGCGCATTTCGAACGACAGACGATTGACCAACAGGAGGAAAACATGACGCACTTCTCGCATCACGCCAAGACGAAGATATGGAGCGCCGTCAAATGCGCGGCGGTGGCGGGCGCACTGCTGACGGCCGCCGGCACGGCGTTCGCACAAGGCACCGACTCGCCGGTGGGTGTATGGCAGACGATCGACGACAATACGCATCAACCGAAAGCACTCGTGCAGATCGCGCAAAACGACGACGGTACGTTAAGCGGCAAAGTCATCAAGGGGCTCGACCCGCACGACAAGCCGGGCAAGCTGTGCACGGCCTGCACCGACGAGCGCAAGGACAAACCGGTCCTCGGCATGACGATCATCAAAAGCATGAAGCACGATGGCGACAAGTGGGACGGCGGCAACATCCTCGACCCCGAGAACGGCAAGGTCTACAAGTGCAACATGCACCTCGAGGACGGCGGACAGAAACTCATCGTACGCGGCTACATCGGCTTTTCGCTGCTCGGCCGTTCGCAAACGTGGCTTCGGCAGGACGCAGCGGCGCAAGCGAAGAACTAACACGATGCGCTGGGCCGGGAACACCGACCGGACGCGCCAATGCTCAAGCCGACAACGCATCGGTGGCCCGCGCAACGCCGTCGCGCGCGCAGCAGGATCTAGCGGATATGACGTGTGCCAGCCGTGCTGATTTCTCTAAGCTGCGCGACGCAGCGAAGCGAGGTAAGCAAGTTTCGGCACATCGACGGTGACGAATGCCGGCGACGGTGACGCATGCGGCTTGGCCGGACTCCTCGCGCGCACGCGTGCTTTGATTGTCTCGCAAAGCGCGACACCAGCCTCGCCGTACAAGCGCGCGAGCACCTGCTTGAATATGCCTGTCGTGTACCACGCCATGAAGCGCCGATGGCACGTTTGGTAGGCCGGGTAGCGCTTGGGCATCGAGGCCCAAGCGGCGTTGCTGTAGATCACCCAGAGCACGCCGTTGAGCACCGAGCGTGTATCGGTCACGGGGCGGCCGCGAACCCGCCGGAGAGCGCAGAGTTCCGGCAAGAGCGGCACGACCCGCTGCCATTGTTCGTCTGTCATGTCGCTATAAGGGGTCATAGGCGCCTCCTTCTCGATAAAAGGAGAAAGCACGATATGCCCCGAGCCGCGC
The sequence above is a segment of the Trinickia acidisoli genome. Coding sequences within it:
- a CDS encoding AMP-binding protein produces the protein MDQPITPQGAPDALGPVSPAGDERPAPLDAPNTDGIWYASYPNGVPREIDVAQYQSVVHFFDDCTSRFRGRTAFVSVGSDMSYDTLARKAKAFAAYLQSVGIKRGDRVAIMLPNTFQYPVSLFGVLKAGAVVVNVNPLYTPRELAHQLKDSGATAIVVFENFAKTLEEALPGTAVEHIVVTALGDLLTDGLNAKGRLLNFVVKRVQKMVPSYRLPNAVRMRRALALGAKSPLAPTILSHDEIAFLQYTGGTTGVAKGAMLTHRNIIANLLQAKAWAESQLGGDVETVLTPLPLYHILSLTVSALIFLGLGGRNILIANPRDTKRVMHVLRHQTFTSILAINTLYKAFLGNEEFCKRDFSNLKLAMAGGMATQRTVAERFKAVTGKPIVEGYGLTECSPIVTLTPIDLQHLREFDGSVGLPAPSTIVRFRKDDGSWANVGEAGELCVKGPQVMKGYWMRPDETATVLDEQGWLATGDIGIMNSAGFVKLIDRKKDMILVSGFNVYPSEIEDVIAMHPSVREVAAIGVPDDEQGERVKVFIVPREPGLTRDEILQHCRQHLTGYKVPKLIEFRDELPQTNVGKILRRALRDEELAKLGALRNAAGTAAAAMAAAGRDGNRPAAH
- a CDS encoding FAD-binding oxidoreductase → MTNVRPPNLSDARFSQALRELTSIVGAPNVQTSADRLSDYADPFTPQPMARAFAASAVVLPGSADEIREVLAIARAYRLPLWPVSTGRNFAYGGGAPRLTGSVVLDLRRMNRILEVDETLAYALVEPGVTYFDLYSYLRGRDSHLWIDPAAAGWGSVIGNTLERGFGYTAYGDHAAHQCGMEVMLASGELVRTGMGAIEIGRAWQLYKAGFGPSYDTMFMQSNFGIVTKMGLWLMPRPDAYLIAHVKLPREGDLDAAVETLRPLKLDETIRNHAVIEGAIRHAAGVSARSDWYDGAGPLPDSVVDEIVARLDIGRWNVHFAIYGEPNLVEARFAIARRAFARLPGARIEANRYGPHTEPAGGGEGNMAGIPAMSAFRMLDWRGGTGAHVDFSPICPFKGGDAMRQYSVAKARLAEYGFDYYGGFTAGERHLHHIVATIFDRTDPKQTDAAADLQRVLMSDARSEGYGVYRTHLATMDFAASQYDFNDGVLLRMSETIKDALDPDGILAPGKSGVWPRVWRGRRGDI
- the hfq gene encoding RNA chaperone Hfq — encoded protein: MPNPSESHPQNDFMNAARKERKRVEIYLVNGIRLTGCIESFDQYLVMLRTPVGLQGIYKRAISTIQLDTGTRPGPRGPRTGGYGERHGSREGSGPRESREGREPREPREPRENYGASSAPEHRSSSDGPVVVTRRRRPFSTLQNSSPTDTSGPEHNDDE
- a CDS encoding DUF2968 domain-containing protein, which translates into the protein MSHYSRMRGTALAALIAIGGLGINGCATAQSAADGAANVAPAVTVASAPAAPVVAAVPPASTQLSTPVTAPDQAPAADEATDGQGDVAELQRLMHGTELSELRTAYNGTYGASLLLHGKDMTYYVVLFQQKNFWRVIKTTNEDYAEAVYGDFVRRSAQLADVEINRTILAAQKVYTDELIAKAQARADRLQADLDVAHKQQALAVSRQKQAREEAAALQTQKLAAQEQLNSVQQQIHLLQRETDQGLPGSHAHTHQRRRKH
- a CDS encoding DUF2147 domain-containing protein; translated protein: MTHFSHHAKTKIWSAVKCAAVAGALLTAAGTAFAQGTDSPVGVWQTIDDNTHQPKALVQIAQNDDGTLSGKVIKGLDPHDKPGKLCTACTDERKDKPVLGMTIIKSMKHDGDKWDGGNILDPENGKVYKCNMHLEDGGQKLIVRGYIGFSLLGRSQTWLRQDAAAQAKN
- a CDS encoding transposase, which encodes MTPYSDMTDEQWQRVVPLLPELCALRRVRGRPVTDTRSVLNGVLWVIYSNAAWASMPKRYPAYQTCHRRFMAWYTTGIFKQVLARLYGEAGVALCETIKARVRARSPAKPHASPSPAFVTVDVPKLAYLASLRRAA